Proteins encoded within one genomic window of Thermoplasmata archaeon:
- a CDS encoding CopG family transcriptional regulator → MPQESERVTIRIPPDKIQALQSLVKSGTYPTISDAIRAAIDRFIDVQFAPDYIRKLMIELPKGNVVDLQQLVKSGDSVSVEDAVRNAVREYVRRRLHKAIEGADR, encoded by the coding sequence ATGCCCCAGGAATCCGAGCGCGTCACGATCCGCATTCCGCCCGATAAGATTCAAGCCCTCCAATCCCTGGTCAAGAGCGGGACCTACCCCACGATCTCCGATGCCATCCGCGCGGCGATCGACCGCTTCATCGACGTTCAGTTCGCACCCGATTACATTCGCAAGCTCATGATCGAGCTGCCCAAAGGCAACGTGGTGGACCTCCAGCAGCTCGTGAAGTCGGGCGACTCCGTGTCCGTGGAGGACGCGGTCCGCAACGCGGTCCGGGAGTACGTCCGACGGCGCCTCCACAAGGCCATCGAGGGAGCCGACCGCTAG